Below is a genomic region from Bacteroidota bacterium.
AATTACTTTTATGATGGCAGAATCGTATTATGAAATGGGCGACTATTTATTAGCAGCCTATTTTTATGAGCGATTTGTAAAATCATACCCTGAAAGTTCCAAAGTGGAGGAAGCAGCTTACAAGCAGGCTTATTGTTATTATTTAGATTCACCAAGATATACTCTTGATCAGGAAAATACAAATAAGGCAATTTCGGAAATGCAGAAGTTTATTAATAGATATTCTGATTCTGAAAAAGAGAAAGAAGCAAATGAAATTATCAGGGAACTGAGGATAAAGCTTGAAAAGAAAGATTTTGGTGTTGCACAGCAGTATATGAAACTGGAGGAATATCAGGCGGCAGATATTGCTTATGGTAACTTTATTAGTGACTTTCCCGATAGTGATTTAAGAGAGGATGCTTTCTATTATAAATTTGAATCTT
It encodes:
- the bamD gene encoding outer membrane protein assembly factor BamD, coding for MFKKLKLFIYLGVFALITVSCSEYEKVLKSNDTNAKLKMANELFEEGKYSKANKLFEQVLPSYRGMPQAERITFMMAESYYEMGDYLLAAYFYERFVKSYPESSKVEEAAYKQAYCYYLDSPRYTLDQENTNKAISEMQKFINRYSDSEKEKEANEIIRELRIKLEKKDFGVAQQYMKLEEYQAADIAYGNFISDFPDSDLREDAFYYKFESLYMYAKNSFYTKQQERYTSAKTAFLVFEKRYPESEKMKKAKKYYAEVLEALENAS